TGCGTTGACTTGATCGTAAGAGTCCAACTCAGGGAGGTTGATCATGAGTATCGAATCGATTCACTCGGTCGCCGGGATAACGATCCCCGACAGCGCGCTGGTGCGTGAGGCGACCGACTTCATCCGCGACGCCGAAGACGACTTACTTTTCGACCATTCGCGCCGCGTGTATCTGTTCGGCGCGCTGCGGGGGCAGCGCTTGGGCGTGGCGCCCGATCTCGAACTGCTCTATGTCGCGGCGATGTTCCACGACCTGGGCCTGACCGAGCGCTACCGCACCTCGCAGCTGCGCTTCGAAGTCGACGGCGCCAACGCGGCACGCGACTTCCTGCTTCAGCACGGCGTCGACGAAGCCGACGCGCGGAAGGTGTGGCTGGGCATCGCACTACACACCACGCCTGGTGTGCCGCAGTTCCTTGAGCCCGAGATCGCCTTGGTCAACGCCGGCGTCGAAACCGACGTGATCGGCCTGGGTCGAGATGAACTCGCACCGGAGGCCATCGCCGCGGTGACCGCCGCCCACCCGCGTCCCGACTTCAAGAACCGCATCCTGGCGGCCTTCAACGACGGCATGAAACACCGGCCCGACAGCACTTTCGGGACGATGAACGACGACGTGCTGGCGCACTTCGACCCCACGTTCCAGCGGCAGGATTTCGTCGCTCTCATCGTGAACAACAGTTGGCCCGAGTAGGGAGCACGACGATGGACATTCATGAAGCCCTTTACACCACCAGGATGATGCGGCGGTTGCGGCCGGATCCGATTCCGCTTGAGACCCAGGCCCGCATCCTCGACGCGGCGGTGCGCGCCCCCACCGGGGGCAACACCCAACGCTGGCACTTTGTGGCCGTGGACGATCCGACCCTCATCCGCGAATTCGCCCATCTGTTCCGGCAGGCCCGCGCCATCGAATACCAGAAGTACGAGAACGGTTCTGGCCCGATGGCCGCGCCGGCGCCCGGCTCAGACCCAACCGCTCACGCCGAGACGATGCGCCGGATGAAGGGCTCGGGGGACTACCTGGCCGACCATTTCGAAGAGCTGCCCCTGTTGATGTTCGTCTTCGCCATCGACGATCTGGGCGGCGCCAACATCTATCCGGCGATCTGGAGCCTGCTGCTCGCCGCCCGGGCCGAAGGTGTCGGCGGCGTGATGACGATGGTGCTCCGCAACGTCGAAGACCGCGTGAACGAGCTGCTGCGTGTCCCGGTCGGGCAGGGCTGGAAGATGTCGGCGATGCTGGCCCTGGGCTATCCGCGAGGAAAGTGGGGCGTCGCCGCCAACCGGCGTCCAGTGCAGGAGGTTTCATCCCGAAACCGCTGGGATGCACCGTTCGGCGTCGAGGTGCCGCAGCCGCTGTGGCCCCCTCAGCCCGAGTCGACGGCAGATCCAGAGACGACGACACATCCACTCGTGGGGTGCGTCAACCGGTTCGCCGGATAACCGAACTCACACTGGCAGCCCTGAGACTAGGAACAGTTCACCCTGGTTGTGCGGGCAGACCGCCGACACCCTGGTTCGGGTACGTTCCGACACTGACCGAGGAAGGCCCGAAGAAATGCTGTCGCTTGGCAACTCATTCATCCAGAACCCGTACGTGCGCTACCAGCGGAGGTGCCGGCAGGGACCGCCCGAACCGGTGTTGATGTGGGGCGCACCGGCCCGCTCACGTCGCGTCCGAGCACGCTGATGCGGGGCATGCAGGCGCTGCCGGCCACGCATCCGGCACCGGTCACCGCCGGAGATCGCGACCAGATGATGACCATGATCACCGGATACTGGGTGACCCAGATCGTTTGTGCCGCCGCGACATTCAACCTGGCGGATCACCTGGCGACCGGAACTGACACGCCCGAGGCGATTGCCGACGCCGAGTCCATCGATCCGGATGCCACCAGGCGTCTGCTCCGCGCCTGCGCGGCGTTGGGTCTGGTGACGTCCACCGACGGCGTGCATTTCGCGGGTACGTCTCTGCTCAACACTCTGCTCGACGGCGATTCGGCATCGCTGCGGGGCTTCGCCGTTGCCCTGTCCGCGCCCGGCCACTGGTTGCCCTGGGGACGGTTTCTCGACGCTGTCCGCGGCGGAGCCAGGCAG
The DNA window shown above is from Mycolicibacterium confluentis and carries:
- a CDS encoding HD domain-containing protein encodes the protein MSIESIHSVAGITIPDSALVREATDFIRDAEDDLLFDHSRRVYLFGALRGQRLGVAPDLELLYVAAMFHDLGLTERYRTSQLRFEVDGANAARDFLLQHGVDEADARKVWLGIALHTTPGVPQFLEPEIALVNAGVETDVIGLGRDELAPEAIAAVTAAHPRPDFKNRILAAFNDGMKHRPDSTFGTMNDDVLAHFDPTFQRQDFVALIVNNSWPE
- a CDS encoding nitroreductase family protein, with protein sequence MDIHEALYTTRMMRRLRPDPIPLETQARILDAAVRAPTGGNTQRWHFVAVDDPTLIREFAHLFRQARAIEYQKYENGSGPMAAPAPGSDPTAHAETMRRMKGSGDYLADHFEELPLLMFVFAIDDLGGANIYPAIWSLLLAARAEGVGGVMTMVLRNVEDRVNELLRVPVGQGWKMSAMLALGYPRGKWGVAANRRPVQEVSSRNRWDAPFGVEVPQPLWPPQPESTADPETTTHPLVGCVNRFAG